A segment of the Candoia aspera isolate rCanAsp1 chromosome 8, rCanAsp1.hap2, whole genome shotgun sequence genome:
TACTGGACTCATTTCCAAAATATACCTCtgtttagaaataattctttttaacCTGATACCCTCCAAACAGACTACACTACAACCCCTCAGGACTATGGAGGTGAAAAAAGCTGTAGTCTAACTCCTCTGAAGAGCACCAGATGTGAGAATTCTGATTTAGtcatttttcattttgcaaaatactttaacaaaaTATTCTTTCTAACTTGATTGGACAGAATGCTCCTCTGGGGAATTCCGCTGTGTCaatgaaaaatgtattaattCAGATAAAACATGCAATGGAATCAATGACTGTGGAGACTTAAGTGATGAACTTTGTTGTAAAGGTAGGCTATTAGCAATCATTCTTCTTTGTGCGTCTAATCAgtgtatgtctatgtgtgtgcTTCAAAGCTACCATAGCTGCTtttcaaataaatgcataaatgtttAGGTTTTGCCACTCTTCAAATTTAATTCTAAAAAGATGCTCTGGAGTACATGAGAGTACAGACCACCTAcaacttttaaagcagctgcatctttttcttgGAATTCTGTGCCTGCTGCCAAATTTTCAAGGCAGCTTATTAAATAATTTGGGGAAATATGTTTGGCCACTCCAGAACTGTATAAGGTCCACGGAGTTGATTTTAGGCTTATTTTAATCTGTACTGAATTCAACTCCAAATAGGAGTTGGATGTTTCTAGGAAATACACTGGATTCAGtgtgtagaacagtgtttctcaaccttggcaactttaaggtgggtggacttcaactccaagtattccccagctagcctgctggctggggaatgctgggagttgcagcccacccatcttaaaagttgccaagattgagaaacactggtgtagaataTGACCTAGGACTACCTTCTATTTGCCTACCTTTGTACTGTTACAGTAAGCATCTCCTTAAACAGGCTGAGATTTGATTGTGGTAGGATTTGATACCTTTACTTTACTTCTCCTTTACTTTACTTTGTCCTTTTTTCAGTACGTTTGCCTATATATCCTTCATGTATACATTTGTATTCCGCGTAAGAATAGAGGAAAATCTGATCTAGTATCTCTTGCCACTTACATACTGGATGATCTCTTTCTAACAGCATGCAAAGAAAAAAGCTTCCACTGTAACTCAGATGTTTGTATTCCAAACAAGTACCTGTGTAACAATGAAATGGATTGCCTAACAGGAGAAGATGAACATCACCGATTATGTAAGAATAAactttgtaattatttttgaTTAAGTTCAGGGATTGTATGAACGGATTCTATCTGGATGGAACACTCTAGCAATTGTAAATAGAGAGAGCTGAATCCATCACACTGGAACTTTCACATAATCTATTTGAAGTCCTATCACTAGGTGACTATAAGTGAGATTTTGGCACTAAGAGTGTCTTGCTTCAATGGTTACCCATTCATTCTCCATACTTTCCTCATCAATAATTTGGAAGTGAGATAACACACACAGCATATCTTTAAAGCATCTATTCCACTTTTCAAACTTCTGTATGAGCCAGAATGAAGATATAGCTGCTCTAATGAATTGACTCATTGAGGCAGCTATTTCTTTATGTGACTGCTTTAAAGGGGTGCTGTGCTCATGCTCTTATTCACctcttctaaaatattttaaaaacatgcacaaCCCTAATACACCCACATACttatacatatgtacacacaaTTTTGCAATTGCATTTTTGTTCTTCAAGTTACTTGCAGTCTTCTAAACAACTGTGACAGCATCAAAAAAGCCATATAGCATTAAGTTCAATATGACTCATACATGAGGATTGTGTCAttggcatttaaaataaaataaatccttaaTTTTTATAATGAAAATTAACTTTGCAAACTTACCTAGAAAGTTTCCCAATGAAGGCTATACAGTACTCTTTTGTACAGTTGCTGTAATTTATGTTTCTGGACTGTTTTTGCTAACTTAGTAAGAAAATAATCTGAAAGCTTCTGAAATGTAGATCCATATATAATGCAAGCTAGTCAAACTGACACCTGAGCACATGTTAATAGTGTACACTGAACTTAATTTTGTATCTTTTATTTCTATATAAATGTTCAAATAGGtaataaaacagcaaaagaacCTATAACaggtaatatttttgttttgatattGTTTATTGTTCAGTTTCTAAATACAATAGTATTTTTATAATTCTTTCTTAATAATGCCCGGTTCTTTAAAGGAAAACCCTACACTTAGAATCCAGGAACTACTGTATGTTCTACATTTAGACAGTGTCCAGTTTTATGTTGTTTCTTTCCCACGCTAGCGATATGAGTGAAGTCTTCCTTCTGTTAGCTGAAACCTTTTAAGAAACTGCAAATCATCATCTGCACCAAACAAAATCTGAGCCACTTGGCCCAGGATGAAAAATGTGGACAGTTATAGCCATTACAGCACTGTGAAAAACAATTTCTGTTGGTATTTAGAACTGCATCACCAGCTAGtcagaaaataaaattggctGACTTTGCTCTTGTGCCATTAACAGTTTCCCTATGCAGGAATTAGAAAATAAGGGCAAGCATGTTTACTTCCTACGTTGCTGCACTTCAAAGAGCCATTACAAGCCCAACTATGGGGACCAGTTCAAAAGCTGGCCACATGGTCACCCAAGACTTTCATCTGAACTGGTATTTTGAGTACTGATAACTCACAAAAaatggaaattattattttactgtggaagatcagaggaggaagagaagaaggtggAGGAACAGGAGACAATGAAAGTAAATGTGCCCATGTAAGGGTCAAATGAAAGGTAATCCTTCCTTACTAATAGCAGAGTTtggacattttattattttgatttttaagtaACCCATTGCCTTATCCACTGTTCTGATGACTTATTTAACACTCTGCAGGAGTCCTATATACCATATTTCTCTGTTCATCTTGTTGTCCTGGCACACTTGGCAGGATGGTATGCCTGCTATTTCTTTCTTACTGGGACACAGATGTGATTTCCGGATACACATTTTGGGTCATGTCTTATTTTCACAGCAGTTTTCATATACAGGTGGGCATCATACCCCACAGCCTGTACTATATAGCTCATAACTGAACTAAGAAAGGATTACCTTTCATTCCACATTTACCTTCATTTTCTCCTGCACAATTTTATTTGAACAGAAGACTGAAAGTAGGTAGAGTTTGCCAACCATCACATTTAATGTAATATAACTTTAAGACATTTGATGTAATATAAATTTAAGACTAATTAATATTGCACAATTTAAATTCAGTTAATATTCTTAGTCATATTTATAATACTTTTCATAATTTTCTGCATATCAAAAATAACAGTTGGGCAATAATTTGAATGAAGGAGCTCCATGGATAAAAATTACCAACTAGGACTGGAACATTTGCAGCAGCTGGTACACTTCAGACTTCTATTGCTAGATAGATATGATGATAAATAGTATGTCCTGCTAATATTATAAAAGAGCTACAAAAGGCCAGTGTGAAAGTTGGAAACCTAGCAATTAAGGGATTTGAAACACATTTCCCTACCCTTCAACTTCTGTtacaataatgttaaaataagtcTACATCTATATTTATCTGCAGAAGTAACAGGACATGCTGAAGAATCTATGGACAAAGGTAAATGTGCAATAACATGGCATGAAGAGATGAGTTGCCACCTGTTCAGACTACTTTTGACAAAACTCAGCATAATTGTATTTGCTTGTTCTGAATTAAATGCTGCTTTGCTCAGTGGCAGACACGTGCAAAAAAGAAGCCGGGCTTTGATTGCACGGTcatcaccaccatcttgacttctttgacatcCCCTCCCCTGACAGGATGCTCCTGCTCAGTAAGACTCACAAACAGGCACAAGTGTACAACCTATGGCTTATTTCACACTTTGGATCATTAATCATGCCCCACATCCATCCATATTGGAATGAACAGTTTGCCATGCAGAACAGAGactataaaaaattatttatatttgtagtAATTACTGTAATAATTAAAAACTATGGAATTTAAAGTAGTGAACAATTTcttttttgaattgtatttcaAAGGTATAACATTGTttctctgatttattaaagaaagaaaaaagatgaagacCCTTTTACGTCCGTTGCAGTGTGGCGTAATCCCCATGGTAACTCGTAAAAAGAGGAGGCTAGAAGGATATGCTGCAGCAAAGGTAAAAGCTGGCAACCACCTAAACAATGAATCAGTTATGCATTTTAATACATATGGttgtcatttatttgtttgtttgtttgtcaaattttgccactgcccatctccctccaaagggggactctgggcggttcacaattgTTAACCAATTACAATGGTTTAAGAGTTATGATAGTGAATACATTACTAAGTAAGCTATGCTGAAGTAGTAACTTTtcaatataacaataataaaagggaaaaaataagctaattttaaaattattattttaatgttgtttctCTTTGCTTCTTAACCATCCCGGGTTAACCATCCATCCAAAATGGCAGCTATGACCCATGCCCCTAGATGGATAAGAAGTACCAGGAATCaaaccccctcccctttttaatgtgcatcacatgCACTGCACActtgtaaaaaggggtggggcttccattGCTCAGTCACACCCATAATTTTGATGCTGTTGAACCTCCCCCTTCCATGCAGATGTCCCTGTCTTCATCCTTTTCCACTGGGATAAGCACATAAAACGAATGTACCACAGTAACCTGTTTTATACAGGATTCTTTGTTGCTGAACAGCAAAGTAGATGAGCACCAGTTAAAACAACAGCTAACCATCTATATGGTAATATtcagtagatcagtgtttctgggagttgaagtccacacgtcttgaagttgccaaggttgagaaacactgcaatagattaTCATCAAGTGAATCAGTAACAGTGAACCATACGCCTaaggaaataatattaaaaacaagacaGCTTTGATCTAAAAAAGTGTAATATCTATCCATAACAAGAGATATGGAATGTCTTGTGTCACTTTTGCAGGATGAGTATCCTTGGCATGTGGCAATTTTCAATGAACATAGACGTTTGGTTTGTAGTGGAGTTTACATTGGAGGCTGCTGGGTTTTGACTGCTGCACAATGTGTTGAGTAAGTAATTTTGGAAGGAGTATAATGGTTTGGATGCTTTATAATACCTCTTTCTAATTTGCTGCTATTGCCTTATTATACAGACACTGTTATTAAGTGTTCTTAAACACTTTACTCTGTGATATTTTTGCATCAAACTTAATTGATCATAGAAAAGCTAAACTGGTTTAGGTCTGGTTAATACCTAGAGGGAGACTACCAGGacattatgtcatttgcataatttgtGCAATGACCTCAGGATGTATGTGATGCCTTTTGCTACATGAGAATTTATGTGAACAATTTAACTAACCAACTGCAAATGTATCATGAGCTGAAGTTTGCATTTCAGCCAAGTTATACCTTTAAGTACACTTacccttttcctctctctctctcactgcagTCCGCACAATATACAGAATTATCAAATATGGACTGGGATGATTAATTCATTAAAGCCGAGTTATGATACAGAAACATTTAGATGTAATAGAGTGATAATCCATGAGAATTACAATTCCCAAACCTATGAAAATGATATTGCTTTGGTGGAGATGAAATCTAAGAGCAGAGGATCTTCATGTTCTGTATTCAACCTTGTGCCAGTATGCATCCCTTGGTCACAGTATATGTTCAGAAGCGGTCAACAGTGCAAAGTCACCAGTTATAGTGGTAATTAaaactttctatttattttgattATAGCTATATATTCTCTAAAGCCTTGTCTCTCATCCTCCTGGCATGgtagtttccaaccttcccatgGATTTCCTTCTCATACTCCTCCATGACAATTTCTGTACTATCTTGCTCAATAGAAGTGGCACTGCTTCTGTTCCCCCGTTGTCTCTTCTGTGGCTCACAAATAGTCCAAATAGATGAGGCAAGAGGGCCGTTCTCTTTGCATAAAATATAGTTCTCCAATCTTTGTGTTAGGCAGGGGAAGAGACAGGCCTTTTGGCAGACCCAGCCTTGTTTTTCTAGCGCTTTGCAGTTTGAGTAACACCTTCTGCCCATCACAAGATACCTAGTCAGAGAGAACATTATGAACATTAGCAGCCTTCCCTCCACATATGATGGGCTGGCTCCTATCACACCAAGGCAGCAGAAGCTCTGGTGGGAGTGGATGATGGGATATGTGATCAACACATTATGGGGGTTACATGTTGGGAGAGGCTCTTGCATGATCTTACGCATCATGTAATTTTATAACCCACCACATAAGGTTCAGTGGTATTGCTTGTAGAAGTGCTCCTTAAGCAATCTTTCTTTAGTATGTCATCTTCACATTCTTATTCAGGAACAGAATGGTAGCCACTTTATTCAAAGTGTAAAGATCCCAAGAGGAATAGACTCGATTGTACAGTCATGACTTtgagggggggaaatgggaaTTAAGGATGCTTATGCAAACTTGGATCTGTATGGAGTATCATGACCTTGTAAGATTTGCTAGAGGTCATTAGAAGAAATAAACTGTATTTCCCAACAGAGACTTTTGGTAAGTGAAGAGAGAAGGTAAAGTGGTATCATAAATAGGATGTTAATTCCAAAAGCAATAATCCCACTGTGCTTTAGGGTTGCATTCTGATCTAGGGACATGCCACTGATGTTTGGCAATAGCACTGTGAACATCAGGAACAGTGAGACCTACAGTATCTTTACTATGGACAAGTTTTGCAGGCCATGGGTCAAACTTTTGAAATTGAAATAGCCTCTAATTCTTAACATATATGGAAAGCTGGTACTTGTTACCAGAGATAGCCAGAAATGGCAAATGTTGTATAACTAACAATCAATATATACCATACCTAGATAGAAACATGCACCATGCCTAGACAGCAAGAACTCTAAAACAAAAGGAGCAGAGCATGTTTGGGGAtaacaattcatttttttctcatttttcagaaACAGGCAAAGCCTTTGAAAGAGTGGAAGAGAAAGTAGGCAGCGTTGTAAATGTACTTgtgtgtagaaaaaaaaaatacccgaGAACTGCTATTTTTGTCACTTCACACAGCTCTTAGTTTGGAAGTCTTAATCTCGGATGGAAGTTCAGATTTAAAGACACCCATGAAGTTGTTGTCACCACACCTTGCAGTCCTGACTGATCCTGCAGTCATTAGCTTGATTATTCAGCATTTTGCTGCTGAGTGGTATTAACTGCTGAAATTATATGCTAAGCTGCCTCCTACAGACTATTTGCCATAATGCacaaataaatgcaatacaaGCAAGTTTTGCCTTGGCATGAAATGGAACAGGGTCTTACCAAACAGGAGGGAAGAGGATAAACCTATTTACTGGATAACTAGAAAGTAAACTAATGATTTTAGTTGACTTTCTAGTCAACTAATGACAGttaggattttaaaatataactataATGCAATGATGAAACACAACAGCTTATGGGGATCCTAATATATAGCCTACATTTTTGCAGGCTACAATATTTGGTGCTGAATTAGTTACACTGACCCCCAGGAGGCACCACATTACCAGTCTCATCCTTATTGGGAATCATCAGACATGGGTAGTCAGGTGCTATTCTATGCAGTTCAAACGCTCAGCCAGGAATTGAATTCACAAACCTTTACACTTACAGTACatgactatatacagtgcattagaAGCCATCTAGGTCCTTGCATTTAGCAGTTTGCAGGAAGGGATATACAGAGACTATGAAAATGGAGCTGAGAGGTACAactgttacattatgtcatgcccccatgtatggggttttacatgacttcttaTTCCCCCTCCCAAATTAGTCATCTCTCTTGCCATTTATCTTTTCTTTAggatttcaaaatgtatttgtcCTTCAGTGGGTCTATGCTGATTTAATGAGAAATTGTTCTGAGATCTACAAGGAGCGGTATTTAACAGGAATGGAATGTGCAGGTGAGCATGGATGGTATCGCTCTGTCACATAACCTAACAAAAATTAATGAGCCATAATACAGATGGGCCAGCAAAGTGGTGTCACAAAAATCCAAGTGGCACTACCTATGAAGGTAACGCTATCTTTCTAACAAAGCATAGTATAATCACTAATTAAGTGACATGACCTCTCAAAATATTTGCAGGATAATTTCATAAACGTATTTCTAAATGTACCAGACATTACTTAAATCTAATGTGACTGCATGAAGAAATAATTAGAAACAAAAATGTGATTGTAACAGCTATGATGCTTGCCATCTCCCTATATATAAGAAAGGAATCAAATATTAATACACAACAAACAATACACAAGGTCTACACAGGTAGTGCCATTGTCTCCACTCTGTTGGGTTCACCTGGCAGGGCTGAAAGCACCACTGCACTTTATAAATCAGACAACACAAGTCAGGTGGAGGATAATGTATTATGGGGAAGGTTTGCAGGGAAATGCATTTCTAAATCCATGGCAGAACATTCACTAAATATTCAAAAtggttacatttatatttatagggTTTGAAACACAGGCAACtagcttttgttttatttcaggtaTCCCTGATGGCTCTGTCGATGCCTGTGCAGATGTTCTAGGAGGACCTTTGGTTTGTTATGACTCTAATAATGTGGGATATGTTTGGGGTATTGCGAGTTGGGGTGAAAACTGTGATAGAAAGGGGCATCCTGGGGTTTATACAGAAGTGGCACATTATTTTGAATGGATTGCCCTTCACATTGGATCATCTATCATTTCCCAATATAACATATGATTTTTGCAATAcattttttctccttgttttaaagaagcatataGATTGGTTAGAATACTAGTTGCCTAATATGACAAAAGTTATGCATATTATGACCAACTTATATCAACAGGAAAGAGATATGGGTAAACCTAAAAATGCCTTCTCAGAATTAAACTGCAGTAAATTCAGTGATTTAGTGATTTTACTTCAGTCTGGATTATTCCTCAGAAGATCAGCTCTTAATTCGTGACACTCTGCAACTCTTTGCTTTTGGTATATAATGTACATTCTAATAAAAATGGTGCATTCAGCAGATAGTATGTTTTGTCAAGTAGGTTTTGTATTAGATTCACTAAGTGACCACACTATTATAAGGATGACAAAATCAGAAATAAAGGTTGCCAAGCATTTTAGCATGCAGAACTAGGATTATCCATCTGCTACATTTCAAATCATTTCAAACCCTCTAAACCAgtacttcccaaactttttccttcatcagccaaaactgcttatcaaaaagtcctttttacccaatgtaggtaaaacactttaagtcaatttaaatgtccctgttgtgattgggtaatgggtttgtgtgttgttacccaaagaaaaaccacttttacccaattttgggtaatttacccaggtttgggaagcagagCTCTAAACTCTAATACAAAGGATCTCTAAGTATATCGAAGAATACATATATGCTTGCTTAAATCAAAACATGGTATCAAGTATTTCATGGAGTTAAACAACCACGGCACTGGAAGCAAATGTGTGTGCCCATGTTTGAGTTTGAAAGTGCTCATTGTCATGGCAGGATAACATAGTCACATCTTTAGAACAGACCGCATAATTTTTATACAaatattatacaaataaaatatgtgtGTTTTCAGATATAGACATCCTATGGATTAATACACCTTCTACTCTGAATGTAAAACATGAACAAATATACCAAAGGCACTGCTAATTTCAAAAAAGTAAAATGGCAGAATTTTTAAATTCCaggattctgattttttaaaaatggaaggatTATATCTGCAGAGGTATGAAACACCTTTGCACATGCTCACATCTATGCTTTTTaggggagaaaaggggagaaacagGGAAGGGAGACATCCTTTAATATTCCATTTTGCACCACCAACTGACACCTGTTCCTTCTTATAAGTACTTTTCATACAGCATGGGTTCTTCAGCCATGAAAACAATGGCTAGTTTCATATACTGTAATAAGCTGTTTTTTTCATCATGCTTTTTTGAATGAGGCACAGTAGCTGAgttcacatattatgctaagACATTGATTATAAACAATGGCTACCAACTACCAGTAATGGTTTACCAACTAAGCCAAGAGTAAATACACATATGTCTTAATGTGATGGGATATTGAGACGCGTGAAACTGGAAAGAATGGAAAAGTACTGAAAATGGACTCAGGATGCCTGCATTATCAGTGTGGTTGCCAGGAAGAGGGAGGATGGCAGGGGTCTGTTATCAGATCCCAGATGAGGGTGTTGCCAGTGCTTAAGGCAGGGATGGTTCATAGTACGTGACAAACCAAATGCCGCTGCCTACCGGGCAGTGACCTCTAGCTAATTACCATTCCAAAATCTCCACCCCAAGGTGGGGATTTAGGGGAGAACATGGAACATGCTAAGAACTATTATGGGATACCATGTGGAATGTATGTTGTATGTGAAGAAACTGCGCAAGTGCTGAAATAGTTAACCAATAAGAAGCTTTGATCTGCTGATGAACTGTTTTGATAACTGCTGTCAAACTGTATAAAATTGTGATATGCTCAAGGTTGTTCCCTCTTAATGGGGAGACCCTGTTTCTTCTAGACGTCCTGAATAAATAGCTGCTTGATTCACCCGCTCTGCGTGATCAATTGGCTGTTAAATTGTGCCGGGCGAAGAACCAAGAAGCCCGCATTTTGCATGCAACAATATGGATCCAGATTTGCCTATCAGATTAAAAATATTGACcatagcagcctttcccaacataGACCCTCTACACAGCTGTGATACTTCAGGTTCTGGAATCTTCAGCAATGGTCATGCTGACAGGGAAATGAAGTCTTGGGGTTGCCAGAAAATCTGGCCTACAGCATCATAATCTCTTCACTATGTGATTTAGTTAATTTCTAAACTGAAGCTATGTGGCAAGCCACttcaatgttattttaaaatggctttataaccttttttatttcttgtgtTTCCTAGAAGAAAATTTCAAATACAAAAGAATCTAGATTAACGCAGATACAGCAATCCACATTGcttataaaaaaaatccaaatcaatCTTAAAACAGTATCTTAATCATGTCAATTATATAAATATGTGCTAGCTGTGGCAATCCAAAAATCCTGAAAACTTGCACATTTTACTTCAGTTGTATTTGTTGGCTAATAAAAGATATTCAAAGTATTATTAGTTGACTAATAGAGGTAATACCATAAAATGCTTTTGGATTAGCCCATTCTTTGCTAAACCAGGATGTGTAGttccagtatttttaaaataaaccatggttaaccacTTTCCCCGTTATCTGGACTATAGTAATAAGGCATGCAATGATGGGAagggatgaaagaagaaagaagaaaaaatatttgcttGCTGGAACCTCTGGAAGCCTTCGTTTAACAACTCAATCTCCTAGCTTTCACCTCACAGCAACACCTTATAACTCCCGGAAATCCCAACCAACATGCCCAATGCTAATCACATTGTCCTAAAGCAAGATCGGTGATCTCAGCGCGCGTGAATCGTTTATGGCTCAGTGAGTCAGGCGACCCCATGAGATGTCACTTTAACGGGCCATTCCTGAAAAAGCATCCCCTTTTAAAAGTTAGCAAGCTAAGGAAAGtgcaaataaaaaggaaggagGCTTTTTAAAGTGGATCTACGAAAAAGCCCTTCCCAAAGTACGCCCCAACTGATTGTACCTCGGTTATCCGCcgaaaaaaaacaggaaggaaggggagagtcATGGACGCTACGAAACTGATTTTGATTGGCCCAGCGCGCTCCCTCTAGTGGGGA
Coding sequences within it:
- the LOC134501990 gene encoding complement factor I-like, whose translation is MKPLLFLLLNLCLSFSIWGQKQETYLVEECLHNNYTENSCDKVFCQPWQKCIDGSCLCKIPYQCPRNGISVCSTNKRTFQNYCQLKSYECLHKSATFMSRGNCNPQGNFAISLDPRTTTTEGILQVELNNLEKIFVCGNGLSMNEANVACRHLGFPQGADGKESIEPDGVSHSPECLKATCRGTETSLAECTLTRLNQIGGKLAKLMCHGNHRECSSGEFRCVNEKCINSDKTCNGINDCGDLSDELCCKACKEKSFHCNSDVCIPNKYLCNNEMDCLTGEDEHHRLCNKTAKEPITEVTGHAEESMDKERKKMKTLLRPLQCGVIPMVTRKKRRLEGYAAAKDEYPWHVAIFNEHRRLVCSGVYIGGCWVLTAAQCVDPHNIQNYQIWTGMINSLKPSYDTETFRCNRVIIHENYNSQTYENDIALVEMKSKSRGSSCSVFNLVPVCIPWSQYMFRSGQQCKVTSYSGFQNVFVLQWVYADLMRNCSEIYKERYLTGMECAGIPDGSVDACADVLGGPLVCYDSNNVGYVWGIASWGENCDRKGHPGVYTEVAHYFEWIALHIGSSIISQYNI